The stretch of DNA TGACGTTAATTATTTTTATGTCAAAATCGCTTATCTCCGCGGAGCGCGAATAAGGATATTGCTCATACCTCTCGTTATTGAAGTCGCCCCTAAGGCGTACTTTGTATTTACGCGTCTCGCCTTTGGGCAGCATGATATTCAGCGCGTTCTTAACAACAGCTTTATGCATCAAATAGTCTCCCTCGCCGAAATAACCGATCTTGAAATTCAAATTGGACACGTTACGGCTGCCGTTATTCTTTAACGTCAGATACAGGTAAGCGACAGCCGGGACTTCCTGATAATTTATCTTAATATCCGCCTCGGCGACCTCTATATTCTTCGCGTAGTCTTCGCCTTTGGCCGGGTCCGCCGATAAGAAGAGCATAAAAAATACCGCGCAGGTAAAGATCGCGCGGCAGGCATATCCGGATATATATGTCATCGAAGCCCCTGCATGATCACTTAAACCAGTCGGACTTTTTTTGCTGGCCGTCCGGTTGATTGGTCGTGTTCGTTGCCGTCATTGGCGATGTGAAGGTGGATTGCGTCGTCGGCTGCGCCGCCGAGCCGTCCGAGCTCTTCGAAGGGGTAGTCGCGGAGCTTGAAGCGCCGGATCCTCCCTGGGACGAGTACCATCCCTTATTTTCCAGGAACGGGTACCAGTCTTTTCCATCCGAGGCGTCAGAGCCCGAAGCAAAAAATAATAGCGCTAATAACACGGCTGCCTTTCGCAATAACATACTCCCCTCATCTTTCGCTCAATTCTACCCCAAATAATAATCCTCTGCAACATGTTTTGTTGCAGAGGATTATATGTTAGCGTCCCGCAGCTATATTTACCGGCCGCTGTCTTTCCGCTTCGAAAAACAGTCTTTGCAATATACCGGACGGTCTTCTCTAGGCTTAAAAGGGACCTCGCATTCTTTCTTGCAATCCGCGCAAGTCGCTTTGTGCATCTCTCTCGGCGCCCCGCCGAAACCACCACTGCGATCCTGATATGCCATACTGCCTCCTTATTTGGTTAAATACAACTATACGACTTCTGCCCCTGTATTGCAAGAGGTATTATCAAATTATACTATCTCCTGTTTTTCCCGCTATTTCTCTCAACGTCTCTTCCGCGTAGACCATATGATAAAAATGTCCCTGCCCCTGGATAATGCGCAACTTCGCGTCCGAAAGGACTCCGGCCAAATACCGGCTGAAAGACGGCGGAATCCAGCGATCATCCGAACCCTGGCGTATCTCTACATGGCATTTGATCTTACGCAAATCAAAACCCCACGGATGATAGATCAACTGCGCGTCAAGAGATGGGCCCTTGGAGCCCTGCCTGAATAACTCCTGAAAATCCCGCATAAACAGATACTGCAGATCCTTGTTCTGAAATAATTCCATATCCGCCTTACACATGCTTGATCGCATCATCTTTGCGAACGCGGCCGGGCTCTTTATGACCTTCTGCTGAAAACCAAGCAGGGCAAACGGGACCTGAAACAAACAAAGCGGAAGCCATGCGCCTAATTTCGCGAACAGGCGATCGACCCATCCGAGTTCTTTGAGAGCGGCCCGATCCGTATAAAGCGGTACGGCGCAGGCCAGATCGACCACAAATTTCAGGCGCGGGGCCAATGAGTAAGCGCAGGCAAGGAGAGTGGGGCCTCCGCCGGAAATACCCATAACGCCGAATTTCTCTATCCCAAGACGATCCGCCAGGGCGGCTATATCGCTTGCGCCATCAAGAATTTTCCTGTGCGGCTGGAAATCCGACAACCCTATCCCCGGACGATCAGGAACTATGATCCTGTAGCCGAGCCGTCTGGCGGCGCTGTGGAGCAGCATTACATGGATATGCGAACCCGTCCCATGGCAGAAAAATATCGGCTCGCCGTCTTTCGCGCCATATTGATAATACGCTATCTTGCGCCCGTCTTTCGCGGCAATAAAAGCCGCTTGCGAATTAAGCGCTTCCAGTTCGTCGGGTTTTATTATATCAGGAATATTTGACGGCATACGTTATTTTCCCAACCTTTATTCGCCGATTATCTTAATAATAACCCGTTTCTTCCGCTGCCCGTCGAACTCGCCGTAGAATATCTGCTCCCACGGGCCGAAGTCGAGCTTCCCATCCGTAACCGCGACGACTACCTCACGGCCCATTATCGTCCGTTTCAGATGCGCGTCCCCGTTATCCTCGCCCGTAAGATTGTGCCTATAATCATCTTTACCATAAGGGGCCAGTTTCTCTAACCAGTTTGCGAAGTCCTGATGCAACCCGCCTTCATTGTCGTTGATAAAGACACTGGCAGTTATGTGCATCGCGTTGACCAGGCACAACCCTTCTTCCACGCCGCTTTTCTTAACCGCATCCTCGACCTGAGGCGTTATATTTATGAGTTCCTGCCTCTTCTTCGTATTGAACCAGATATAGTTGGTATATGATTTCATTTTCTATTTCACTCTTCTTGGCGTATGCGGTTCCGAGCCGTATTTGATATCATGCTGCCGATCTCTTTTTTTATTTATATCTTTTTTAAGGTCTGCTATCGCGGCTTTTCTCTTTTCGATATCCTGGTTTATTTCCTGCTTTACTCTTTCAGATTCCGTTTTATCGGAGATCCTTCCCGCCTCTTTCAGCTTCCGGCGGTCCGAGTCTATCGCCCTGCTTTCCTGGATTATCTGGTCCCTCTGGGCGATAATCTCTTTCTCCAAATTACGCAATTCGCTGTTGTCCTGTTTTTTTCGGGTAATATATTCTTGACCAGCTCGACGGCATACGCATTTTGCGATAGAACTACTGCCGGCATCGTCCATGCTATTAAGATTATCGCTAAACATATCCTTGGCGATCTCATATGTCACCTCCCCTGTTCAATATCTTCTTAATGACCGGGAAATCCTCTGCCGGTATAAACCCCGCTTTTACATATCTGACGACGCCGGCCTTATCTATTATGAGAAAATTGCTTTCATCGTGGGCCATGCCGTAACCCTTTTCCATGGAGCCGTCCCAATCCCCGTATATGGTTATGCCTTCTTTTTTGGAATTCTCGCGCAGGCTTCTTCTCCATATATTCGGCATAAAAGCTGAACAGCGGATGATCGCCACTTTCATTATCTCTTTTTGCGCCGTCTCGGATTGCGTTCCATAAAAGACGTTCAGGTCGTCTTTGAGCGCCCGGTTCTTCTCTTTTGTATCCTTTGTCTCATAAAAGACCACGGCTATTTTACCGTTCAGCATGTCAGAGGTAAGGACCTCGTTATCGCCGGAAGTCGCCTTAAAATAGGGCGCCTTTTCCCCTTCGGATATACACATAGCGGGTGAGGCGGATAAAAGCAGAGAACAAACGGTTATTATGGCTATTTTAAATGGTCCTGCCGAGATCATAGGCCCTCCTTAATAATTTGGCGTGGGTCTTAGGGTCAAAATCCTTTACGCTCGCCGCCGTGAGCGTCTTTATCCCGGCGCGCGTATATTTGAAAAATACCTTCATGGCGCGCATACAACCGGTAGAGATGCCTAATAGATGAGAAAAAGGGAACGGGGCGCCGCAGCTTGTTATCAGTATGACCTTTTTTGGATTTGTGTAAAGGTAGGTAAGCCCGAAAGGGTTCTCCTTGAACATCGAATAACCTCTGTCGATAAACACCTTGGCGGAGGAAGTGACATTGCTGAAATACGTCGGCGATCCGAAGACGAGGACATCGGCGCGCCGCACTTTATCGACTACACTTTGAAAATCATCTTTTACGACGCACTGCCCTGTCCGTTGACAGGCAAAACACGCCATGCACGGCTTAATGGACAGGTCCACGAGATAGATCTTTTCGGCGGCGGCGCCCCTGTCGCTCAAAGCCTTGAGCGCCGACCCCACCAGGTTATCCGTGACCTGTCCCTTACGCGGGCCTGCCACAATTCCGAGAGCGTTCATATGCCTCACCAAAATAGATAAGAGACCGATGTTGAAAAAGCGGTTTCGTCAAAAAATCTTCCTTCCGCGCCGAGCCTCAGCTTATTGTCAAAAAGATATATTTCCAGCCCGCTTATCATTCCTACATGATTCTTGGAATACAGCCTCTTTTGGTTGTCATTATTTATTTTATAGACCAACTGGCAGTCGGAACCTTTCATGCCGGCATAGACGGTGAAGTGTTTAAAGTCTTTCGCGACGATACCGGTTATCTGCCAATCATCAAGGCATGATTTATATTTATCGTTATCTATACTGCGTTCCGGCGGGTGCACGCTTATGTGCTGGCCTCCCACTATGAGGCGCACACCCAATTTTTTGTGCTCGAAAGCCCTGATGCGGAAGCCATAGCCGCCGGTAAAGCCTGCGTTAAAGTCCAGCTTTGGGAGGTTAGCGCTATCATGCAGTGAAACATCGCCCATGCCGATCTTCCCATCCAGCGACAGCCAGTCGAACGCGCCGAACGAAACTGTAAAAAAATGGTCCTGATTTCGCAGATCGCCGTGGGAATTGTTAAGGGTCCGTTTGAACATTACATCGTATTCGTAACCGAACTCCACATTTCTCGCGGGCGG from Candidatus Omnitrophota bacterium encodes:
- a CDS encoding alpha/beta hydrolase; amino-acid sequence: MPSNIPDIIKPDELEALNSQAAFIAAKDGRKIAYYQYGAKDGEPIFFCHGTGSHIHVMLLHSAARRLGYRIIVPDRPGIGLSDFQPHRKILDGASDIAALADRLGIEKFGVMGISGGGPTLLACAYSLAPRLKFVVDLACAVPLYTDRAALKELGWVDRLFAKLGAWLPLCLFQVPFALLGFQQKVIKSPAAFAKMMRSSMCKADMELFQNKDLQYLFMRDFQELFRQGSKGPSLDAQLIYHPWGFDLRKIKCHVEIRQGSDDRWIPPSFSRYLAGVLSDAKLRIIQGQGHFYHMVYAEETLREIAGKTGDSII
- a CDS encoding secondary thiamine-phosphate synthase enzyme YjbQ; amino-acid sequence: MKSYTNYIWFNTKKRQELINITPQVEDAVKKSGVEEGLCLVNAMHITASVFINDNEGGLHQDFANWLEKLAPYGKDDYRHNLTGEDNGDAHLKRTIMGREVVVAVTDGKLDFGPWEQIFYGEFDGQRKKRVIIKIIGE
- a CDS encoding CxxC-x17-CxxC domain-containing protein, which translates into the protein MAYQDRSGGFGGAPREMHKATCADCKKECEVPFKPREDRPVYCKDCFSKRKDSGR
- a CDS encoding NAD(P)H-dependent oxidoreductase, with amino-acid sequence MNALGIVAGPRKGQVTDNLVGSALKALSDRGAAAEKIYLVDLSIKPCMACFACQRTGQCVVKDDFQSVVDKVRRADVLVFGSPTYFSNVTSSAKVFIDRGYSMFKENPFGLTYLYTNPKKVILITSCGAPFPFSHLLGISTGCMRAMKVFFKYTRAGIKTLTAASVKDFDPKTHAKLLRRAYDLGRTI